The genomic window CTGGTGCATTTGGCCACCGACAAGTTGCTTCGCGGGGAGCATGTGATTCATGTTTCCTTCAACGGCAACGTCGAACATGTGATCAACTGGTACAAGGAAGTGTTCCGTGAAGTGTCGGAAGGCAGAAGCCTTGATGACGCTGCAGCGGTATACAACAACATTCTTTCCAATCGTGTGGTGATGAACTTCAGTCAGGACGATGTTCCGGTCGCAAAGGTACTGTCCAGTCTGGAGACGTTGATCAAACACGGTTCGTTCAAGGCTGATGCGGTCCTGTTTGATGGATACAAGCTGACCATCGCCGCGGAAGAGGATGTGCAGGCGATCAAACAATTCGCCAAGGATATGAATCTGGAAGTGTGGTTCAGTGTCTCGCCGGTTCGCCCGGATGTGGTGATCGACGAATATGGCATTCCCAGCACCATGCAGAAGTACGTCAGGCTGATCGACGTCCTGATCGGTCTGAAGTATGATGACAAGAAAGACAAAGTCATCATGACCTGCGTGCGCAAGGGCGGGGAGGATCTGTCCAAGCCAATGGGTGTGGACCTGGATCCCAAGACAATGCTTATCTCGCAGTAACGGAAACCGGGGGCCGCAGTGATGCGGCCCTTTCCGTATCAGCATGAACCGTTCTTTTTTGATCAAACCGGCTTCAAGCGCATGCAATCTTGCCTGCGATTACTGCTTTTATCGCGATGAAGCGGAACACCGGGACGTCCCGTGCCATCCGATGATGGATGGGATGGTGGTGGACGCGCTTCTGGAGAAAAGCCTCTCGGATTCCGATGCCGTGGCGTATGCGTTCCAGGGGGGGGAGCCGACGTTGGTTGGCCTTCCCTGGTTCGAGCGTTTCGTCGCCTCGGTGGAACAGAAAAATACCCGCCATATCCCGGTATCCTATGCCCTGCAGACCAACGGGACGCTGCTGGATGACGCATGGGGGGATTTCTTCGCCACGAACCACTTCCTTGTCGGCGTATCGTTGGATGGGTTTCCCCGGCTCCACAACCTGCATCGGCGAACCCAAAACGGGGAGCGGAGCGCCGATGCCACCATGAAGGGCGTCGATATCCTGCGACGTCATCATGTCCCGTTCAATGTCCTGACCGTCGTCACGCGGGACGTGGCGAACAATCTGGACCGAATCTGGGAATTCTACCGGACGGAAGGATTCCTGTACCAGCAGTACATTCCCTGCATCGATCCCATCGGAGAGGAGGACACCTATCTGGACGCTGACGCCTATGGGGAGTTTCTGGTCAATCTTGGCAGGAAATGGATTACCTCATTCTCAACCGGGCAACCTGTCTCCATCCGGCTCTTCGACAATTTCATGGCAATGCTCTGCGGTTTTCCGGTGGAGGAATGCGACATGCGTGGCGTCTGTTCCGTCCAATACGTCATCGAAGGGGGCGGGGCGGCCTATCCCTGTGATTTCTACAGCACCGATCCCTGGTATCTCGGATCCATCACCACGACATCGTTGGCGGCGATTGATGCCCAGCGGGATGAGCTTTCCTTCATCACTGCCAGTAAGAATACATCTGAGTCATGTATTACCTGCCGATATCGGAATCTCTGTCGGGGTGGATGCAAACGGTTCCGTGGCAAAGACGGGACGTTCCGCTTCTGCAAAAGCTACCAGCGCCTGTTTGACGAACTGCTTCCCGACATGGAAACATTGGCGTCAAGGCTGATGAAACAGCAGGGGAAAAGCCAAGACGCTTGATATCACGACCCACTTCTGCGAGTTTCGTCATCCCGTGACGTGGGAAAATCGGGGAAAAGGGTGTAGGATGGATGCATGGGCATCCGCAAACAAGCATCCCTGATCCGTGTCTATTTCACCTCGTTTTTCGGCCTGGTCGTCCTCCCCATTTTGGCGGTGTTCGTCATCTCGTTGCCGGTCATCCATTCCATCGTGAAGAAGCAGGCGATTGAGAACATCACGTTGGCCCAGTCCAACATCATCGCCAACCTCTCCGGAGAGGTCGCCGAGATGTCGATGCGCCTGTCCCATTTGATCTACACCAACGACAACGAGATCCTCAATCTCGCCGCGGGGACGGATACGGATGACGCGGATGAGCGATACCGGTACACCAGCCGGCTGAATGAAGCCTCCCGGCTTGCGCTGGTCCCTCTGTCCGACATCGTCTCCGTCGGGTTCTACATGAAATCGGGACGTACCGTCATGTACAAAAGCGAGGTGAACATCGCATGGAAGGACCTTACCAAAACAGCGATGTACCAGTACGCGACGCAACATCCCAACATCGTTGGCGTCGGAGGCTTCAACACGGACCAGTACCACAACATCTACACCGGCTCGGCGGGCGGGGCGTTGATGTTGGTGGCGGGCTTTGTTCCGGATGTGCGGGCGGACCGTTCAGAGCGCATCGGGTTGATCACCCTGTACGAGCTTTCCACCATTTCACGGATCATCCAACGCAACGACGAAGCGTACCTTGCGGGAAAGAACAGCCTCGGGTGTACTGCCTTGGTGGACAAGACAAGCGGGGCTGTCCAGTATGCCAGTGAAATTGACCGGGATTTGCTGCGTTCCGCCCTCTCCGGTTCCATTCCGGCAGGATATACGTTCCTGACCTCTCCGGTGAGTTTTCCTGGAGCGGATTGGGAGCTTGCCACGTTGGTCCGAACAGGGGATCTGACCCGTGATTTCAATACCGTCGCTCTGGTCATCGTCCTGGTGGTGTTCGCCATCCTGCTGTTCTTCTTCCTGTTCTCCCTGTTCTTCCTGAAGAACATCATCAACCCCATCGCCCGGATGCGGGAAGGGATGAAACAGGTGGAGGACGGAGATCTGGAGACGCACATCGCCCCGGAAGGAAACGGGGAGATCCGGGCGATGATCCATTCGTTCAACGCCATGGTGCGGCGGATCAAGGCGTTGATCACCGATTACCAGCACCAGGTAAGGATGCGGGAGAGGGCCCGCACCCCGGAAATGGTCCTGCAGGATCTGGTGGATGGCAAGGATGACCCGAAGGAAGCATGTGAACGGGGAGTTGATTTCTTCCACGACCCGTATGTGTTGATCGGCTTTGTGATCACCGTCCCTGAAGGCGGAAAAGCCACTTGGGAAGGAAAGCCTCCAATATCCCAAAGCTTTGATCGCATCCCTCGTTTTGCGCTTCGCTGTACGCTTGCGACCATCGAGCCGGGATTCTTGGTTGCCTACTATCGGATCGATCGCGCCTTGCGTCGGGACAAGCTTCAGGAAATGTTGGAGATGGTGGTGAAGACGGGAAACGAGGAGTACGGTGTGGATGTCTCGGTGATCATCTCCGCTCCGACAGAGGGATGGGAGACGTTCCGTCCGGTGTTGGCTGATCTGTCCCGCAAACGGGTGTTGCTTCCGCTGTATGGCCAGGATTCCATCCTTTCGTTAGACAGCAGGCCGGATTTTGATCTCATTCTGTCCCAGTCGGACGCGTTCCACGCGGCTGCCGCCGCCCTGTACATCGCCGATGAGAAAACGGTCGCCCAGACAAGAGAGGCGCTTTCCGCCCAGCTTCGGGATGGTTCTTTGGCACAGGGGAAGGTGGTGGTGTTGGGGTTCGTGCTGGCGTGTTCCCGTCGCTTCCATGAGAATCTCGCTGATCTTTCCGATGCCTTCGGCCGGTACGTGCCGTTTGTCCAGCGGATCGAATCCTGTGCCGACGTGCGTTCTCTGGCGCTCTGGCTGAACAACTTCATCACCAAAGTGTTCGAGTACGCGGTGGGGACGCTGGATCTCGGACAACAGGACGTGGTCACCAAGGCGAAACGGTACATCGCCGACAACTACATGCGGCCGGATCTCTCCCTGGGGGATGTTGCCGGGTATGTCGGACTGAATGAGAAATACTTCACCACCAAATTCTCCGCCTTGGCCGGGGAGACGTTCCAGTCGTACGTCACCGAGCTGCGTATCGCGAAGGCGAAGGAATTGATCCGCACCACGACGTTCAAGATGTATGAGGTGGCACAGATGGTAGGGTACGCCAATGCGGAGCACTTCAACCGCATCTTCCGAAAAGAGGTGGGGATGAGTCCCCATCACTATCGAAATGACCAGATTTCTGAAGATACAACAACAAAAAGCGTGGATAAATCGGGAGAATCTCCGGGAGAAACTGACGAAACATCAAGAATTGTGACGTAATAGCTATAGCGCGTTTTGCGAAACGACCCCTAAGCTGATGGTATCGAAAGGGAGGTGCTCTGATGAAAAAGAGACATTTCACAGTTGCTTTGGTCGTGTTGCTGGCATGCAGCCTCACCGCTGCGTTCTCAGCCGGAACCAAAGAAGAGAAGGCGTCTGATGGCCTGTCCGGGACCATCACGTTCACCATTTGGGACAACAACCTCAATGATTTCATCGAATCCAACGACATGGTGGGGAAATTCCGCAAAGCGTATCCCAACGCCACCGTCGAAGTGGAGAAGATCAAGGACGACAGCGAGTACTGGAACTCGATGAAGATGCGTGCGTCGGCGAACCAATTGCCGGACGTCATGTTCAACAAGCCGTTCACCCTCTCCCGCTTCAAGGATTTCCTGATTGATCTGTCCGACACCCAGGCGGCGAAGAACAACATGCTCGCTTCCGGCTATGCCATCGACGGCAAGATTCTTGGCGTTCCGATGACCTCCGGGTACGAGTACGTGTACTACTGGAAGGATCTGTTCGCCAAAGCAGGGGTGGAAGTTCCCACCACATGGCCTGATTTTCGTCGCCGCGGCGAAGAAACTCCAGGCGTTCTACGGAAAGGACAATCCCGATTTCATCGCCCTGGGCGTTGGCTTGAAGGACGAGTGGCCTGATTATCCGTTCATGGAATTCATGCCTGCCTTGATCTCCGGCAACGGCCAGAACTGGAACACCATGGCCACGCAGGATGCGCCGTTCTCCAAGGGAACCGACGTGTACACCGCCTACAAGAAGGTGTATGACCTGTTCACCAGTGGCGTTCTCGGCAAAGATCCGCTTGGTCTGGGCAATGACCAGATCACCTCGTTGTTCGCCGTCAAGGATGTGGCGATCTTCGCTTCCGGCGACTGGTCGTTGCAGAACATCTCCAACGGTACGGATGATCTTTCCCAGCTGGGGACGTTCTATCTGCCGGTCCGTGAGACCACCAGTGATCCGTACAACGTCATCGTGCAGGGTGACAGCTTCATGGGCGTGACGACCCACTCGAAGAATCCTGCGCTGGCCAAGGCGTTCGTTGAATGGTTCTATTCCGACGCTTGGTATCCTGACTACATCAACTACGTTTCCTCCGCCTCTTCCATGTCGACCTTCCCCAAGGAGAAGAACCCCATTCTGGCAGAGTCGGACACCAACAATCCTGGCAAGAAACTGGTGATGTACGATGGTGGCGGCGACGCGTTTACGGCGATCCAGAACGAGACCTCGTTCGATTACAAGAAGCTCGGTGCGCAGATGTTGACTCCGGGATTCAACCTTGACAAGACCCTTTCCGATCTGAATGCGAAATGGGCCGCGGCTCGGGCGAAGCTTGGTATCAAATAAGTTCCGTTTCTTTCATACGGCAAGGTGTGCCTGTCGGCATGCCTTGCCGGCTCTTTGAAGCCAAAAGGGGGAATGCATGGGGTTGTTGGAGAAACAGAAAACCCAGTTCATCGTCATCTCGCTTCTCGTTCCGATGGTGTTGCTGGTCGCCTTCGTCGTCGTGCCAGGTCTGGATTTGTTCCGGCTGAGCGCCACCGATTGGGATGGCTTGTCCAAACACATGAAATTCATCGGATGGGACAACTACGTGTCGATGTTCCATGACAAGGATCTCTGGTTGTCTCTGAAGAACAACTCGGTGTATTTCTTCATCCACCTGTTGATGATCCCCGTCGAACTTGCCTTCGCCGTGCTGCTGACCAGCAAACTGAGAGGCGCCCGGTTCTACAAGACGATGGTCTTCATGCCGTACATCATCAACGGCGTAGCCATCAGCTACGCGTTCTCCTACTTCTATTCGCCGATCAACGGCGCGTTTGACGCCATCCTGAAGGCGTTGCACATGCAGCGGTTCATCCGCAGCTGGCTCTCCGACGCCAGCATCGTCAACTATGTGCTCACTTCCGTGTCCCTCTGGCGGTTCAGTGGCTATCATGTCATCCTGTTCATGGCGGCGTTGCAGTCCGTTCCCCAGGACATCTACGAAGCTGCGTTGGTCGACGGCGCCAATACGTGGCAACGGTTCCGATACATCCAGATCCCATCCATCATGCTGATGGTCGATTTCGTCCTGTTCGACAACATTCGTGGCGCGCTTCAGGTGTTCGACATCCCGTTCGTCATGACCAACGGCGGTCCGGGATACGCATCCTCCACGTTTACGTTGTATACCATCAACACAGCGTTCAAGTTCTCCCGTTTTGGTCTGGCAGCGACGATGGCAGTGGCCATCATGTTCATGATCATCATCATCTATTTCATCCAGAATTTCCTGATCCACCGGGTGATCCTCCGGGAGGGCAGATGATGAAACATCCCCGCGCGTTCTTCACCCAGCTCCTCAAACAGATCCTCTGTCTGGGGATGGTGGCGCTGGTGCTCGCCCCGATCCTCCTGACGTTGTTCGCCGCCTTCAAGACCAAGGCGGACATGGTGCGGACATCCCCGTTGTGGCTTCCGCCCGCCTCGCGCATCACCTTCGCGAACTTCTCCGCTGTCTGGAAGGACAAGTACCTGTTCATCGGTTTCCGCAATACGTTCGTCATTTTGATCGTCAGCCTGTTCTTCAACGTGCTGTTCGGCACGGTGACGGCGTTCGTCGTCGAACGCTTCCAGTTCCGTCTGAAGAAACTGGTCGTTGGCCTGTTCTTCATGGGGATGTTGATCCCCAGCTTCGTTACGGAAATCGCCCGGTTCAAGATCATCTCCGGACTGCACCTGTACAACACGCTGGGTGCCCCGATCGTCATCTACATCGCCAGCGACCTGATGCAGTTGTACATCTACCGCCAGTTCATCTCCCGCATCCCCGTCTCTCTGGATGAATCTGCGATCCTGGATGGCTGTTCATACTTTGGTTTGTTCCAGAAGATCATCTTTCCGCTGCTGACCCCCGCCACGGCGACGGTGTGCATCATCAAGTCGATCAACATCATCAACGACATGTACATCCCGTACCTGTACATGCCCCGCAATCAGCTCAGGACGTTGACCACCTTCTTGATGAACTTCGCCAATTCCCAGCAGGGCTCTTGGCAGAAACTCTCCGCAGGGATTATCATCGTGATGCTCCCGACCATCTTGCTGTACGTGTTCTTCCAAAAATACATTCTCGCCGGTGTGGTCGCGGGAGCGGTGAAGGAATGAGAGGAGGTGCCATGACACCACGTTTGTCTTGGTTGACCGATCCCGCGGTGTTCCGGGTGAACCAGATGCCTGCCCGGTCGGACCATTTCCACTACGAGGACATGGAGGATTATCAGGCGGATTCCCGAAAGCTGTACCAGTCACTCGACGGCCAGTGGGATTTCCTGTGGGCTCCCAATCCCAAACAACGGGAGAAGGATTTTTATCGAATGGACTATCCCCAGGATCGGTTCGGGAAGATTCCCGTACCGGCCCATGCCGAGCTGTGCGGATACGGAAAGATCCAGTACATCAACACGATGTATCCGTGGGAAGGCCATGAGACGCTCCGGCCGCCGATGATCAGCACGGTGGACAATCCGGTACTGGGCTACGTGAAATGGTTTGACCTGGATGAGCATCTTCGGGGCAAACGGGTGGCCATCCGGTTCGAAGGTGTTGAGGAGGCGATGTACCTGTACCTCAACGGTTCTTTTGTCGGTTACGCCGAAGACAGCTTCACCCCCTCGGAGTTCGACCTGACACCGTGGATCAAACCGACGGGGAACAAACTTGCCGTCGAGGTGTACAAACGGTCCAAAGCCGCCTATGTGGAGGACCAGGATTTCTTCCGGTTCTCCGGCATCTTCCGGCCGGTGACGCTGTACGCCATGCCCGAAGCCCATGTGGAGGACTTCTGGGCTCATCCGGGGCTCTCCGGAAACAAAGGGACGTTCCGTCTGGAGCTCAAGCTGAGCTACCAGCATCCTTTCTCCGGTGAGATTTCCTTCGCCCTGCGTGACGCCTCGGGTGATACGATTTGCCTGGATCAGGCAAGAATCGACCAATCCGTCGCTACCCTGGAGTTTGCCCAGCGGTCCGTCGGAGAGGTCCATCCCTGGTCCCATCAGGATCCGTATCGGTACACGCTTCTCATCACCCTGACCGGAGCGGATGGCAAGGTGGTGGAGGTGGTGCCCTATCGGATCGGCTTCCGGAACATCGAGATCAAGAACAACGTGATCCGCCTGAACGGCAAGCGCCTGTTGATCGCCGGGGTGAACCGGCATGAGTGGAGCGCCACCTCCGGCAGGGCCATCACGTTGGAGGAGATGCGTTCCGACATCCAGACGCTGAAGCGCAACCACATCAACGCGGTGCGCACCTGCCATTACCCCGACCAGATCCCCTGGTATTACCTGTGTGACGAAGCGGGCATTTATCTGATGGCGGAGACCAACATGGAATCCCATGGGTCGTGGCAGAAGATGGGTGCCGTGGAGCCCAGCTGGAACGTCCCCGGTTCCGATCTCGCATGGCGGGACCTGGTGGTTGACCGTGCCCGCACCAACTTCGAGACATTCAAGAACCATCCGTCCATCCTGTTCTGGTCTCTGGGCAACGAATCGTACGCCGGGGAGTGCATCCGGGCGATGAACGATTACTTCAAGGAAGTGGATGATTCCCGTCTGGTTCACTATGAAGGAGTGTTCCAGAGGCCGGAGTACAAAGCGACGATCTCCGATGTGGAGAGCCGGATGTACGCTACGCCGGAAGATATCAAGGCGTATCTGCGTCACAATCCCGACAAACCATTTTTGCTTTGTGAGTACATGCATTCCATGGGAAACTCGGTGGGCGGGATGGGGGCGTACGATGCCTTGTTCGACCAATTCCCCGGCTACCAGGGCGGATTCATCTGGGATTTCATCGACCAGGCGCTCTGGGTCAAGGATCCGGTGACCGGAAAGATGGTGCTCCGCTACGGCGGTGACTTTGACGACCGTCCCTCTGATTATGCGTTTTCCGGAGACGGAATTCTGTTCGCCACCAGGGAAGAGAAACCCTGCGCGCAGGAAGTGAGGCATTATTATGAACGTCGTATTCGGTGATGTCGTCCTGGGCGTCCATGGCAAGGGGTTCGATTACCTCTTCTCGTACCAGGAAGGAGGCCCGGTGTCGTTCGTCGTCGGTGGGATGGAGTGGCTGTATCGTGCTCCCAAGCCGACGTTCTGGCGGGCGACGACCTGCAATGACCGGGGAAATCATTTCCCGGAGAGAAGCAGCATGTGGATGGGCGCCGACCTGTTCATCGGTACGAAGCAGGTGGAGGTTTTCGCCGATGGGGAGCCGGTGGAGGGATTTCTTGCCCCGGACAACAACCGTTTGGTCGATTCCCCGCTTCGGCATCCGCGTACCGTGGAAGCGCGGTACACCTATGCTACGTGTACCACGCCATCCACCGATGTGGTGGTGGGGTATCTGGTGCGTTCCAATGGCACGATTGAGGTGTCGGTGAGCTACCAGGGGAAACGGGGACTGCCGGAACTGCCGGTCTTCGGGATCAGGTTCATCATGCCGACAGTGGCGGATGGATTCACCTACCAAGGCTTGAGCGGAGAAACCTATCCTGACCGTATGGCAGGTGGGGTTCGTGGAACGTACCATGTGGACAGCCTTCCGGTCACTCCATATTTGGTGCCCCAGGAATGCGGTATGCATATGGAAACCGATAGACTTCAGGTGTTTCGTACCATCGATGGGAAACGTGCCGCGTTGGAGTTCCGTAAGCATGGCCCACGGTTCGCCTTCAGCGCCCTGCCGTATACGGCATTGGAGCTGGAGAGCGCAACCCATCAGGAGGAACTGCCTCCGGCTCGCCGGACGGTGCTCTGTCTGCTGGGCGCGGTGCGTGGCGTCGGGGGCATCAACAGCTGGGGAGCAGATGTCGAACCGCAGTATCACATCCCGTCGGACAAGGACATCAGCTATAGCTTTCTCATCACGCCGTCTTCGCTGTCATAACGAGCGTACCAGGCGAAGCACCTGGGTACGGAACGCATCGACCATCAGGTACAGCGTCTCCCGGATGATGGCCGTCTGAGGGCGCTCTATCGTGCCTTCCACCACCATCTTCGGGCCATCCCCGGCGGTGAACTCGCGCCAATCCCAGGCGTTCTGGTCCCACGTTGCCTCGACGGTGTTTTCAAGATCGTCCGGGAGAGCGGGGAAGAAATCCAGGCCGGTGACCTGCTCCACCTGGTCGACCGGGACGGCGAAGGAACGTACCGGTTTCTGGGATCCTTCGTTGGGAAGCAGGAACCCCACCGCTTTCGCTTTGGTCCCATCATAGAACAACACCACTTTGTAGAACTGTTTGGGTACGGCGACCTTGTTTTTTCCGATGGTCTGGTACGGACCGTCCGTCAGGACCGGACCGGTGACGACGTAGACGGCCCCATTGTCGTTGGCGAAGGTGCGCACCATGGCTTCCAGGCTGGACCAGATGCCCCGGTTGAACGATCCGACCTGCGGGGTCATGTTGCTCATGTAGAAGGAATCGCTCATTGCCTGGGCGCTCCATTTCTGGTCCGCCGCGGGGATCAAATGGCCGCGGTCATAGCCGCTGCCACGGTAATCATCCAACGTGGCGCTGCCGGTGGTGACGGCAGGGTCGGGACGGAAATCATCCGTCCGGTCCAGCGCGCCGTTGACCTCGTCCCGGGTCAATTGGTAGGCGACGTACGAAGCCACTTCGTACGGTTCATCGTAGCTCAGTGTGTACCCGGTGTGCTGGATGATCTGTTCTCCGGAAACCGGGGTGGGCAGTTCGATCCCCACCGGCCAGCCTGCCGAGTCGGTGGTGGCCGTTGGCTCCGGCGGTGGCGTGAGCAACACCAGGACCAGCCAGAGGGCCAGGATGACCAAGACGATGATCAGGAGTTTCTTTCCGATCGTTTTCCGTTTCTGTGATGTACGTGTTCGCTTCGCCATAGGCAAAAGTATAGGGGGAACCGGGGCTCTTGCACAGAGGGGTCAGCGGCGCGCGGCCTTTCGTGCCACAAGGTAGGAGAGCGCGAGGGCGGTGGCAAGAACGGCAAGGTCCTTCCATCCTCCCACCTTTTCCAACGAAAGATAGGGGGCCGCCGTCTGCATCGGGGTGACGGGATAGTTGCAGACCAGGGCGATGAACAGGTTGTTGGCGATGTGGATGCCCAGGGAGAATTCAAAGCCTCCCAAATCCAGACTGGCCCAAGTGCCGAAGAATCCAAAGAGGGCGTAGTACAGGAGGACCAGCGCGACGCTGGCCCCTTGGGTAACCTCATTGTTTCCCAGATGCGGGATGACGAACAATGCCATGCACAGCAGGGAGGAGATGAGGTGGCTGGTGACGGTGTGGCTGGGGATGATCCGCATCATGAACTCCTCTGCGGAACATTGGATCGTCGTCAACGGGATGATGAGCACCAGCATCAGGAGGTACGTGGCAGGTTCGGGATGGGTGGCTTGGTACAATGATGGGGTTGTCGCTTTGAAGGCAAGAAAGAAAAGCAGGGCAACGAGGAAATAGGAAGCCAAGGGAACAAACAGCAGGGATGGGCGCGGACCATCCGTCCGGATCAAACCGGAGAGGGGGGCGCGGAGAAACCATCGGGAGACGCCCCAGACGCCCAATGCCATCACCAGGGACGGAACCATGGATGCCAGGTACGTGTGGTAGGGTTCCGGCAGGGGAAGGGCGCGCATCAGGCGTGCGACTCCTGGGGCGAACAGGTACCACAGGAGGAAGACCAGAAAAGAAGCGAGGAGATAGCGGATGCGTCCCGGTTTTTCCATACGGGGATATTGTAGCGGTTCTTTTGCTCTTTGGAAAATGGTGGCTCTGGTGTATGATGGGGAAGATGACGGAAAAACGATCGTATGTGTTTGGAAACCTGAAGAGCGGAGATGTCTGCGTCTTCCCCAGCGAGGTTGCCGCGCGGTACTGGGCGCAGCAGTACGTGCTCCAGACGGAGGATGGCGCCTTGCGCTCTGACCATGCGATCAGCTGGGATACGTTTGTCAGTCTGCTTCAAAGTGATCCTCAGGGCAGGAAAGAGGCCGATGATCTGGTTCGTCTCCTGTTCGTCGAGCTGTGGGGGAAAGCCCATGCGTTTTCCTACTATCATGCGGGCGCGGAGGAGTCTTTGCCCCGGCTGGAACGATACCTCGCCACCATTCTTCCCCAACTGGCTGATGTCACTGCAAGTGAGGCGTTCCTTCAGCTTGACCCGGCCATGCAGCAGGATCTCCGGTCGTTGCATCAAGGGTATGTGGCGTTCCTTCAGGAGAAAGGGATGTATGAACCATCCTACCAGAAGCCGGTCAACCAGACAGGCCTGCGGTATCGCGTCTTGTTCGCCGATTGCCTTCCCGGAGCGAGCCGCATCCTCTGTGGCGTGCAACCGGAGGGATCCGTACGGGTCATTCCGTCCCCTCCAGGGAAACCGGAAGGGATTGTCGTGTATGACAACCATGTCCAGGAAATCCGGAGTACGCTTCGCGCCGTCCGCGCGTTGCTGGACGAGGGAGTTCCGGTGGATTCCATCATCATCGCCACGGCCAACTCTTCCCAGATGATGCCGGTGCTCCAGCTGCAGGCGCCTCAGTTTGACGTACCACTTTCCCTCCGCTACGGACAGAACCCGCTGGAGCATCCGGCAGGACGGTTCCTTCTCTCGTTGGGACAGGTGTACACCAGCCAGTTCCTGCTGGACGATCTGAAAGGGCTGCTCCTCGATCCCGCGCTTCCGTGGTCGGATGAACAGCTTGCCGTTTTCCATCGGTTTCTCGCCCAGGCGGTGGAGGATTCCGTCGACCGGGGGTCGACCGGAACGGATGACCTGTGGATCAAAAACCTGAAGGATTCCTCGCTGGTGGCATGGTACAAGAAGTTCAAGACGGATCTCAAGGAACTGAACGACGCGGATACCGTCGACCGGCTTACCCGTCTTCTCCACGGTTTCCAGGACCGCTATTTCCGACCGGGTGGGTGGAAAGGGTTCCCCGGGGAGGAACGGTACACGTTCTGCATGGATACG from Sphaerochaeta sp. includes these protein-coding regions:
- a CDS encoding SPASM domain-containing protein, with translation MNRSFLIKPASSACNLACDYCFYRDEAEHRDVPCHPMMDGMVVDALLEKSLSDSDAVAYAFQGGEPTLVGLPWFERFVASVEQKNTRHIPVSYALQTNGTLLDDAWGDFFATNHFLVGVSLDGFPRLHNLHRRTQNGERSADATMKGVDILRRHHVPFNVLTVVTRDVANNLDRIWEFYRTEGFLYQQYIPCIDPIGEEDTYLDADAYGEFLVNLGRKWITSFSTGQPVSIRLFDNFMAMLCGFPVEECDMRGVCSVQYVIEGGGAAYPCDFYSTDPWYLGSITTTSLAAIDAQRDELSFITASKNTSESCITCRYRNLCRGGCKRFRGKDGTFRFCKSYQRLFDELLPDMETLASRLMKQQGKSQDA
- a CDS encoding helix-turn-helix domain-containing protein; translation: MGIRKQASLIRVYFTSFFGLVVLPILAVFVISLPVIHSIVKKQAIENITLAQSNIIANLSGEVAEMSMRLSHLIYTNDNEILNLAAGTDTDDADERYRYTSRLNEASRLALVPLSDIVSVGFYMKSGRTVMYKSEVNIAWKDLTKTAMYQYATQHPNIVGVGGFNTDQYHNIYTGSAGGALMLVAGFVPDVRADRSERIGLITLYELSTISRIIQRNDEAYLAGKNSLGCTALVDKTSGAVQYASEIDRDLLRSALSGSIPAGYTFLTSPVSFPGADWELATLVRTGDLTRDFNTVALVIVLVVFAILLFFFLFSLFFLKNIINPIARMREGMKQVEDGDLETHIAPEGNGEIRAMIHSFNAMVRRIKALITDYQHQVRMRERARTPEMVLQDLVDGKDDPKEACERGVDFFHDPYVLIGFVITVPEGGKATWEGKPPISQSFDRIPRFALRCTLATIEPGFLVAYYRIDRALRRDKLQEMLEMVVKTGNEEYGVDVSVIISAPTEGWETFRPVLADLSRKRVLLPLYGQDSILSLDSRPDFDLILSQSDAFHAAAAALYIADEKTVAQTREALSAQLRDGSLAQGKVVVLGFVLACSRRFHENLADLSDAFGRYVPFVQRIESCADVRSLALWLNNFITKVFEYAVGTLDLGQQDVVTKAKRYIADNYMRPDLSLGDVAGYVGLNEKYFTTKFSALAGETFQSYVTELRIAKAKELIRTTTFKMYEVAQMVGYANAEHFNRIFRKEVGMSPHHYRNDQISEDTTTKSVDKSGESPGETDETSRIVT
- a CDS encoding sugar ABC transporter permease, translating into MGLLEKQKTQFIVISLLVPMVLLVAFVVVPGLDLFRLSATDWDGLSKHMKFIGWDNYVSMFHDKDLWLSLKNNSVYFFIHLLMIPVELAFAVLLTSKLRGARFYKTMVFMPYIINGVAISYAFSYFYSPINGAFDAILKALHMQRFIRSWLSDASIVNYVLTSVSLWRFSGYHVILFMAALQSVPQDIYEAALVDGANTWQRFRYIQIPSIMLMVDFVLFDNIRGALQVFDIPFVMTNGGPGYASSTFTLYTINTAFKFSRFGLAATMAVAIMFMIIIIYFIQNFLIHRVILREGR
- a CDS encoding carbohydrate ABC transporter permease — encoded protein: MMKHPRAFFTQLLKQILCLGMVALVLAPILLTLFAAFKTKADMVRTSPLWLPPASRITFANFSAVWKDKYLFIGFRNTFVILIVSLFFNVLFGTVTAFVVERFQFRLKKLVVGLFFMGMLIPSFVTEIARFKIISGLHLYNTLGAPIVIYIASDLMQLYIYRQFISRIPVSLDESAILDGCSYFGLFQKIIFPLLTPATATVCIIKSINIINDMYIPYLYMPRNQLRTLTTFLMNFANSQQGSWQKLSAGIIIVMLPTILLYVFFQKYILAGVVAGAVKE
- a CDS encoding beta-galactosidase small subunit; translation: MNVVFGDVVLGVHGKGFDYLFSYQEGGPVSFVVGGMEWLYRAPKPTFWRATTCNDRGNHFPERSSMWMGADLFIGTKQVEVFADGEPVEGFLAPDNNRLVDSPLRHPRTVEARYTYATCTTPSTDVVVGYLVRSNGTIEVSVSYQGKRGLPELPVFGIRFIMPTVADGFTYQGLSGETYPDRMAGGVRGTYHVDSLPVTPYLVPQECGMHMETDRLQVFRTIDGKRAALEFRKHGPRFAFSALPYTALELESATHQEELPPARRTVLCLLGAVRGVGGINSWGADVEPQYHIPSDKDISYSFLITPSSLS
- a CDS encoding DNA/RNA non-specific endonuclease, with translation MAKRTRTSQKRKTIGKKLLIIVLVILALWLVLVLLTPPPEPTATTDSAGWPVGIELPTPVSGEQIIQHTGYTLSYDEPYEVASYVAYQLTRDEVNGALDRTDDFRPDPAVTTGSATLDDYRGSGYDRGHLIPAADQKWSAQAMSDSFYMSNMTPQVGSFNRGIWSSLEAMVRTFANDNGAVYVVTGPVLTDGPYQTIGKNKVAVPKQFYKVVLFYDGTKAKAVGFLLPNEGSQKPVRSFAVPVDQVEQVTGLDFFPALPDDLENTVEATWDQNAWDWREFTAGDGPKMVVEGTIERPQTAIIRETLYLMVDAFRTQVLRLVRSL